A stretch of the Pongo pygmaeus isolate AG05252 chromosome 16, NHGRI_mPonPyg2-v2.0_pri, whole genome shotgun sequence genome encodes the following:
- the MYEF2 gene encoding myelin expression factor 2 isoform X2 — protein MADANKAEVPGATGGDSPHLQPAEPPGEPRREPHPPEAEKQQPQHSSSSNGVKMENDESAKEEKSDLKEKSTGSKKANRFHPYSKDKNSGTGEKKGPNRNRVFISNIPYDMKWQAIKDLMREKVGEVTYVELFKDAEGKSRGCGVVEFKDEEFVKKALETMNKYDLSGRPLNIKEDPDGENARRALQRTGGSFPGGHVPDMGSGLMNLPPSILNNPNIPPEVISNLQAGRLGSTIFVANLDFKVGWKKLKEVFSIAGTVKRADIKEDKDGKSRGMGTVTFEQAIEAVQAISMFNGQFLFDRPMHVKMDDKSVPHEEYRSHDGKTPQLPRGLGGIGMGLGPGGQPISASQLNIGGVMGNLGPGGMGMDGPGFGGMNRIGGGIGFGGLEAMNSMGGFGGVGRMGELYRGAMTSSMERDFGRGDIGINRGFGDSFGRLGGGMGGMNSVTGGMGMGLDRMSSSFDRMGPGIGAILERSIDMDRGFLSGPMGSGMRERIGSKGNQIFVRNLPFDLTWQKLKEKFSQCGHVMFAEIKMENGKSKGCGTVRFDSPESAEKACRIMNGIKISGREIDVRLDRNA, from the exons GGAGAATGATGAATcagcaaaagaagagaaatctgaCCTAAAGGAAAAATCTACAGGAAGTAAGAAAGCCAATAGATTTCATCCTTATTCAAAAGACAAGAATTCGGGCACTGGAGAAAAGAAGGGTCCAAATCGTAACAGAGTTTTCATTAGCAACATCCCATATGACATGAAATGGCAAGCTATTAAAGATCTAATGAGAGAGAAAG TTGGTGAGGTTACATACGTGGAGCTCTTTAAGGATGCGGAAGGAAAATCAAGG GGTTGTGG TGTGGTTGAATTCAAAGATGAAGAATTTGTAAAGAAAGCCCTAGAAACTATGAACAAATATGATCTTAGTGGAAGACCCCTTAATATTAAAGAG GATCCTGATGGAGAAAATGCTCGTAGGGCATTGCAGCGAACAGGAGGATCATTTCCAGGAGGACATGTCCCTGATATGGGATCAGGGTTGATGAATTTACCACCTTCCATTCTCAATAATCCAAACATTCCTCCTGAAGTCATCAGTAATTTGCAGGCCGGTAGACTTGGTTCCACAATTTTTGTTGCCAAT CTTGACTTCAAAGTTGGTTGGAAGAAGCTAAAGGAAGTGTTCAGCATAGCTGGAACTGTGAAGCGGGCAGATATTAAAGAAGACAAAGATGGCAAGAGCAGAGGAATGGGCACTGTCACTTTTGAGCAAGCAATTGAAGCAGTTCAAGCAATTT CTATGTTCAATGGGCAGTTTTTATTTGATAGACCTATGCATGTGAAAATG GATGACAAGTCTGTTCCTCATGAAGAGTACCGTTCACATGATGGTAAAACACCACAATTACCAC gtGGTCTTGGAGGCATTGGGATGGGACTTGGTCCAGGTGGACAGCCTATTAGTGCCAGCCAGTTGAACATAGGTGGAGTAATGGGAAATTTAGGTCCAGGTG GTATGGGAATGGATGGTCCAGGTTTTGGAGGAATGAATAGAATTGGAGGAG GAATAGGGTTTGGTGGTCTGGAAGCAATGAATAGCATGGGAGGATTTGGAGGAGTTGGCCGAATGGGAG AGCTGTACCGTGGTGCGATGACTAGTAGCATGGAGCGAGATTTTGGACGTGGTGATATTGGAATAAATCGAGGCTTTGGAGATTCCTTTGGTAGACTTG GTGGTGGAATGGGTGGCATGAACAGTGTGACTGGAGGAATGGGGATGGGACTGGACCGGATGAGTTCCAGCTTTGATAGAATGGGACCAGGTATAGGAGCTATACTGGAAAGGAGCATCGATATGGATCGAGGATTTTTATCGGGTCCAATGGGAAGCGGCATGAGAGAGAGAATAGGCTCCAAAGGCAACCAGATATTTGTCAGAAat CTACCTTTTGACTTGACTTGGCAGAAACTAAAAGAGAAATTCAGTCAGTGTG gtCATGTAAtgtttgcagaaataaaaatggagaatggAAAGTCAAAAGGCTGTGGAACAGTCAGATTTGACTCCCCAGAATCAGCTGAAAAAGCCTGCAGAATAATGAATGGCATAAAAATCAGTGGCAGAGAAATTGATGTTCGCTTGGATCGTAATGCATAA
- the MYEF2 gene encoding myelin expression factor 2 isoform X1 translates to MADANKAEVPGATGGDSPHLQPAEPPGEPRREPHPPEAEKQQPQHSSSSNGVKMENDESAKEEKSDLKEKSTGSKKANRFHPYSKDKNSGTGEKKGPNRNRVFISNIPYDMKWQAIKDLMREKVGEVTYVELFKDAEGKSRGCGVVEFKDEEFVKKALETMNKYDLSGRPLNIKEDPDGENARRALQRTGGSFPGGHVPDMGSGLMNLPPSILNNPNIPPEVISNLQAGRLGSTIFVANLDFKVGWKKLKEVFSIAGTVKRADIKEDKDGKSRGMGTVTFEQAIEAVQAISMFNGQFLFDRPMHVKMDDKSVPHEEYRSHDGKTPQLPRGLGGIGMGLGPGGQPISASQLNIGGVMGNLGPGGMGMDGPGFGGMNRIGGGIGFGGLEAMNSMGGFGGVGRMGELYRGAMTSSMERDFGRGDIGINRGFGDSFGRLGSAMIGGFAGRIGASNMGPVGSGISGGMGGMNSVTGGMGMGLDRMSSSFDRMGPGIGAILERSIDMDRGFLSGPMGSGMRERIGSKGNQIFVRNLPFDLTWQKLKEKFSQCGHVMFAEIKMENGKSKGCGTVRFDSPESAEKACRIMNGIKISGREIDVRLDRNA, encoded by the exons GGAGAATGATGAATcagcaaaagaagagaaatctgaCCTAAAGGAAAAATCTACAGGAAGTAAGAAAGCCAATAGATTTCATCCTTATTCAAAAGACAAGAATTCGGGCACTGGAGAAAAGAAGGGTCCAAATCGTAACAGAGTTTTCATTAGCAACATCCCATATGACATGAAATGGCAAGCTATTAAAGATCTAATGAGAGAGAAAG TTGGTGAGGTTACATACGTGGAGCTCTTTAAGGATGCGGAAGGAAAATCAAGG GGTTGTGG TGTGGTTGAATTCAAAGATGAAGAATTTGTAAAGAAAGCCCTAGAAACTATGAACAAATATGATCTTAGTGGAAGACCCCTTAATATTAAAGAG GATCCTGATGGAGAAAATGCTCGTAGGGCATTGCAGCGAACAGGAGGATCATTTCCAGGAGGACATGTCCCTGATATGGGATCAGGGTTGATGAATTTACCACCTTCCATTCTCAATAATCCAAACATTCCTCCTGAAGTCATCAGTAATTTGCAGGCCGGTAGACTTGGTTCCACAATTTTTGTTGCCAAT CTTGACTTCAAAGTTGGTTGGAAGAAGCTAAAGGAAGTGTTCAGCATAGCTGGAACTGTGAAGCGGGCAGATATTAAAGAAGACAAAGATGGCAAGAGCAGAGGAATGGGCACTGTCACTTTTGAGCAAGCAATTGAAGCAGTTCAAGCAATTT CTATGTTCAATGGGCAGTTTTTATTTGATAGACCTATGCATGTGAAAATG GATGACAAGTCTGTTCCTCATGAAGAGTACCGTTCACATGATGGTAAAACACCACAATTACCAC gtGGTCTTGGAGGCATTGGGATGGGACTTGGTCCAGGTGGACAGCCTATTAGTGCCAGCCAGTTGAACATAGGTGGAGTAATGGGAAATTTAGGTCCAGGTG GTATGGGAATGGATGGTCCAGGTTTTGGAGGAATGAATAGAATTGGAGGAG GAATAGGGTTTGGTGGTCTGGAAGCAATGAATAGCATGGGAGGATTTGGAGGAGTTGGCCGAATGGGAG AGCTGTACCGTGGTGCGATGACTAGTAGCATGGAGCGAGATTTTGGACGTGGTGATATTGGAATAAATCGAGGCTTTGGAGATTCCTTTGGTAGACTTG GCAGTGCAATGATTGGAGGGTTTGCAGGAAGAATAGGAGCTTCTAACATGGGTCCAGTAGGATCTGGAATAA GTGGTGGAATGGGTGGCATGAACAGTGTGACTGGAGGAATGGGGATGGGACTGGACCGGATGAGTTCCAGCTTTGATAGAATGGGACCAGGTATAGGAGCTATACTGGAAAGGAGCATCGATATGGATCGAGGATTTTTATCGGGTCCAATGGGAAGCGGCATGAGAGAGAGAATAGGCTCCAAAGGCAACCAGATATTTGTCAGAAat CTACCTTTTGACTTGACTTGGCAGAAACTAAAAGAGAAATTCAGTCAGTGTG gtCATGTAAtgtttgcagaaataaaaatggagaatggAAAGTCAAAAGGCTGTGGAACAGTCAGATTTGACTCCCCAGAATCAGCTGAAAAAGCCTGCAGAATAATGAATGGCATAAAAATCAGTGGCAGAGAAATTGATGTTCGCTTGGATCGTAATGCATAA